TTTTAGCATGGCTATATACACAAATCACAATCGTTAACAAACATTAGGGTTCCAACAATATTTACCCATAAATTTAGCTCAGCAAGTATGTGATACGTTATCTAATTCTTTTTGTTGATGTCAAACCCGAAATCGTAGAAAAGTCAAACGCCATCAACCTAATTCAGCAATTGCTGCAAATTCTATGAACACTTAAACTTGCATCATTTTTTTATCGCAAATCGTACTCTTGGTGAACCCCAATCAcattcacaactcacaaccCATGACCACGCCTTATGTCATTAGACCAACCGAACCAATTCAACGGCTTTGATCCCACCAACCCCACCTTTCTCCGTTGCCCCACATCACTCATTGgttttaattcttaattcaaATACCATTGAAAAATCTCATCATTAACTCTATGCTCAAGACTTGTTTGAAATgattatttttgagaaaaataaattttgttttcataaattcttttgaaaagttaacaaaaagttattatttattttttataaattaaaccaAATACCCAATAATTCATCTCTTTACATTTATATTTGATAACATTTAGTTGTTATGAACTGATTCAAAACGCATCTTAGGTGCAACTCTGAGTTcacttaatttttaagaaaaaaattcctttaaagttcttccaataaaattttaataataagccattctaagtataaaataaattaattcaaataaactctaaaacttaattttcatgtttattctttttttttacattaaggtaataattttttgtgtttattctttttaataatacGAACTACAATCGTTCTGAATTAAGTCATTGCTAGTTGTTTAAAAATCCAGCTCCAaaagaattttgatttttgatacctggttatgttaaatatttttaaaagaacacAATAATTTCACTTGATTCGAGTAAAATTGTTgataaaatcattaaaagaatagaaagaaaagaaacataaaGTGAAAGATGGGATAAAGTCATAAAGAAAAGGATAGAAAGATCAAATAATTgcacaaatattattttgtttacttATTGAAAAATGACgtaataaaagtttaaaaattgaCAGCTTCTAGAGGAACTGCATTAGTTCACGAAaaccatgatgatgatgaattgATGATGTGCGTGACACCATCCTATCATCATTAAGCGTGTTGTAGGCAACGGTGTCGTTTCACCTACAAACGTACAAAAAGCCAAACCcaaaaagcaaataaaaaaattagccactaattaaaaattattatttatgttagCCAAGCTCATCAATCCAATGTGCAAGTACACATCAcaaattcataatatatatatatatatatatatatatatatatatgtatgtagtgCTCCTTCTCCATTTTCTATCTATCGTCAACGTTAGTGCTTTGTTTAGGTGAACTAATTCGGAGACCTTGCAAGACTTCATCAATGGCTGTCAAAGTTTATATTGTGTATGTTAGACcctttttctcttataataatggattttgttattttaagcTCTGTTTATCGTCTTCGTTAATTTCTGAGTTTGTACTGTCGTTGtcgttagtgttttttttttttgcttcacttttatttttgtgccGTGTTTTGTTATTTGTTCGATCAAGATAAGATTTTGTTTTCTGGGTTTTGTTCACTTCTTCAATGGGTTATCAAATTTCGAGCCTTTCGAAAGCCTAATTGAAGATCTGGGGGGTGTGGCAGTTTTCTTTGTTCAGATGCATTGTTGTTTTGACTGTGGTCTTCTATGTACTATGTGATGGAGAAttggtttgtttttgtttgatcGTTGTGGGGaaggagtattttttttttcttttggagtTGTTGGGAGAATGGTGTTGATGACACATAATCCCTTTTGTAAGTTTGTTGTTCTCTTTATgcgtttgttttttgaattgtTCTGCATTTTGTTTGGTAGTAATCAGAATCATCCTATGCAGAAAAGCTATTTTTCCTTAGTTTCCTTTACCTGATTATGAGTtggatttttattaaaaaaaatggaagataaTTGAATTAAGATGTTTATAGACTTGTTATGTAATTTGGCATCACAGCAACGATATTCATTTGTTTCAGATATACTGTGCTGATTTACCTCAAAGAGGAGAATATAATTTTGTGGTTTTTTCTAATAGACTTGGTGAAATTACAACTAAAATCtcagattttgaaaaaaaaaaatggctatTGTTAAAGCATTGGTGTTTTACATTAGAATCAACATTATCTCAGTCATCAATCTTAGAAGTATGTTGATTAAAAAATgtgtaaatatttcttttatttactataatgaaaaatagaaatcaGTTGAAGCACTGGTGCTAATGTCGGCATCACAATTGCTTTGTTAGTAAAAAATTTTAgtagtttcttttttcttttcaatttagtATGCAAGCAATAAATAGTTTTTGTTGATGATATGATTCATCCTTTCTCTTGTGATACATCACATCAGACAAGATTTTGTTTATACAGTTGTAATATGTGTGAACACTGAACATCTCAAATTTGCTTATCTAAAGGCAGtatcaattttgttattttcatttgtagGCAAGATGTAAAATTGAGTGAATGAATGAAAGTGAATAATTGTTCAGTATGGCTCTGGGGATCTCTAATTGCAATCTTAATGTATAAAACAATAGCTATTTGGTCTCACAGGTAATACTAAAGCAGTAGTTATTTATGGACATACGTCTACAGCAACAGAAATCTACATGAGATGTGTTTTTGgctcttttgtttctttacctaTCTAgctgctattttcattataaaataaatatatctattTGAGATGAAAAAAAACAGAGAACATATTGACTTTTGTATTGTTCTGTAAGTTTTCTGAGATTAGTTTTATTCAGTAGTCACTTTGGTAATGATTGCTATCAAAGGGGACAAAGGATTGCTAGTGTAAAACAGTAAATTGATCTTCCAAAGTTTTGAActtctaaatatttttgttgatgccaactGGTTAAGTTGGCACTTGATTTAGAATGAATGGAATAGAATTTAGGAAAGGAAACTAAAAAGTGTTTCTGTTTGATTTTCAAATCAACCAATTCCATTTCTTGCAAATATATTTACTACTGGTTATGTACTTATGTTTAATAGTTCATCAATATTGCATTGCGGTTCTCTAATCTTTTCAATGTTGAGTGAGGATGATAATTTTTTCTCTGCTGCACAGTCATTTAGGACCCTGCTCTATCTTCTAGCAGAGGTTTTGCTCTCATATTTTGGTTCTCATGGTTGGACTTTTGATCCCTTGTTTTGGTTCAGCCATGATGTATTTGTTAAAGGCCCTATTGTCCATATTTGCTAATTTCTTAGTGGCCTTACTTGTTACTTTTTTACAAGTTTAATTTCCATGGGCATGAGTGAATTCATGTCATAAGTTCCTATTCATGCAGCATGGGCAACAATGCAAGCAATGATGATAAGTAACTTTCATTGTGTCAGTTTTTAAACTGACACAATTTTGACTTCAAGGTCAACTAATTCAAGTGTTTGATTGTTGgtcaaaataattttctgaaggGCAAACAAAGTAGGGATAATTCAAGTGTTTGATTGTTGGTCAAAATTGGAAATCTTAGATTACACATATCAAGTTTCTACAAGTAATTTTGGGTGTTCAGACTTCGGAGGTTGATAACTGCTCTGTTTATAACGCATATgatccataaaaaattattggcaTATGTTGCAATTCTTTTTAATCTTATGCACTCTTGTTTTATATAATTCTAAAGGTAATTGTAACCTTTTGTGTTTATGCTTCTTGCCATTTGTTATGTTGatcaatttcctttcttttttattgtccCTAAGAATTTTGCTCAATTCCCCTTTCATGTCATCAATAAAGTTAATTGAACATGATTTTGTTagctttaattacaaaatgtagTTTTAACATTGCTTTGACAGGTACTACTCCATGTATGGGCATGTTGAGAAACTAGcagaagaaataaagaaaggGGCTTCCTCTGTGGAAGGTGTTGAGGCCAAGTTATGGCAGGCATGTATTTATGTTTCATAATTTACATTTCTTGTGCATTCCATTGTATCATAGCATGAAATTACAAATGGGAAGCAACATCAGTTCCAGAGCTAAGGCTAATTCCTCTGTAGAGCAAATAaatgcttttaagaaaaaataaaataaaataactagtaTAATGTCTATTACACTATTATTTATGGTTTTCAAATCAACATTATTGTGCTTGCCTTCCAACTGCTACATGGTTAGTTTCAAATACTTTGTTGGCTAAATTCCTTCATTATCACCCCTTGCCCATGTACTTTCAGATAATTTGGGtgtgtttgatttctattttctaaaaatgtttttagttttcaaaatgaAGCTAAACAGGTTTATTAAAACAATTGGTAGAAAGTAATGCAAGACACAGAGTGGAATTGAGGGAGAGGTTGaacaagatgaaaaataaagaatgagaAAACATCTCCCAGTTGTGtctgttttttggtttttaaaacacTTGTTCTGAAAGCAATTTTCATATCTTAAAAATTTTGGATGAGAAAATGATTGCTGAGTCGTATGAAATTGTTcttagaaaacaattttttaaaaccaaaaagtgaGAAGGAAATCAAACATACCCTTTATTTTCTCTATACTAGTGCTATATAGCAGGAGGATCTTGCCTTCAATTTCCAAATAATTCTTGTGTGATAACTTTGGTATACTCTGTACTGTGTAGTCTCTTGGAGCAAAACTATGCTTCCAAATTCATTCTTGCTAAATTTGAGAAGAAATGTAAACATTTTTCTGTCAGTAAAGAAGATTgtaaacaattattttcttttaatagaaCTTGCTAACGTTGTTGAACCTGGGAACAGGTACCTGAGACACTGCTGGATGAGGTGCTTGGTAAGATGAGTGCACCACCCAAGAGTGACGTACCAGTCATTACCCCCAATGAACTATCCGAGGCTGATGGCTTTGTATTCGGCTTCCCAACAAGGTTTGGAATGATGGCTGCTCAGTTTAAAGCCTTTCTAGATGCTACTGGAGGCTTATGGAGAGCACAACAGCTTGCAGGCAAGCCTGCTGGCCTCTTCTACAGCACCGGTTCACAAGGTGGTGGACAAGAGACTACAGCGTAAGGGCCCTCTATCGTAGTTCTTGGTTTCTTAATCCATTACCAAGATGAATCAAATATTAACATGTGGAATCCTTGACAGACTCACTGCTATCACTCAACTGGTTCATCATGGAATGATATTCGTTCCAATTGGTTACACATTCGGTGCCGGCATGTTTGAGATGGAGAAAGTGAAAGGTGGAAGTCCATATGGTGCTGGAACTTACGCCGGTGATGGCTCAAGACAGCCAAGTGAGCTTGAGTTACAACAAGCATTCCACCAAGGGAAGTACATTGCTGGCATCACAAAGAAGCTCAAGCAAGCTGCATAATGTTGCCTTGCCTTCATATTAGAtcatactattattattaaaccATACCACAATATTGCTTGAAAATCATTGTCCAATTTTTAGACTTGAAatatattgagttttttttttctgtgcttgcaagtattttttttttctttctaatcttGGTAAAGGAAATGCTTTGTATGAGTGTTACATGTTGCAGTGGATGTTGCAATTTGTTGAATGAGGAAAGTTTGTGTCTAGTCCTTTAGTGTTAGGCGGAAACAGTACTTGTTCCTATCTTTTGTATTGCCCCGTTAAGCACATAAACATTGCAACGACCAGTTTGAGTAGAGAATCGGCTTTATTATTCTCTCGTATATAATAAAGATGGCGTGtttgaagaaattaattttgttatactTGTATATGTGTACAACAAATAATTTGTTCATGCAcattagaaattattatttagtAGTATATAAATTGAGAAAATGTAAATCAAAGTTGCAGGTGTTTTAAATCGTTATCAGCTTACCGTTGTagtcatatattaaaattgaaagttgaaacggTGTCCAAAGCAAAGGGtaagaagaaataaagaaaaggaataaaatgaaagcaaaggaatagaaaatgagataatatttaagtttttggtaaaaaaaaaaattacttttttttcttctcttgtttGAGTTAAAAGTAGAAGGAAAGAATGTATATTGagtttttgtgaagaaaatacaCTTTTAAACGAACATGAGATGTGTTATCTGGAAAAgcttcataaatattttattcatgagCTTTAAATAGAGAGCAAAagtgtaaaacaaaaataactaaatactAACATTATCTTAATCTTAAAATCAAACTAATgacttattaaaattaaataataagatCATATCCttatctaaaaatttaaaaatgatcaaatttccCAAAAACTAacttattcaaattcaaatgaaagatatttagatatatattttcaacatgCCTCGGCTACCACACTCCCAACGCATGTTGCAACCCAACAAATGGATGACTCAAGCCCAAAACACAGATTCTGCTCGAACATCGCTTACGCTCTCTTCACTCTCTTCAAGCATTTGTCCGTCCATAAAATATGAATCGTGCATGAACAATGGTCAGAGAGCGGAGGAACACCGTAATCTTATTTCATGTCTTCCCAAAGATCTAAAGTCAATTCCTTTCTAATTGTTCAAAGCTCCTAGTTCTTCACATCAAAGATATAAAGGAATAACTTGCGAGAAAGaaggaaataaattatttctataGGACCACTAGAAAATATTTCCCACCAAATTGAAATAAAAGAGGAGGGAAATTATCACtttggttttcatttttttcaattcttaaaaaaattataatataatttttataaataataaataatttttgttaagaaaaaatatcagatttaaatattttattttttagttattataaaaatgttcttttatataattcccttatttattttctctattttccaTTCATCCAAACAAGTGGagctaaatttttttacttatttttttttatctatcaaaacatttttttctattttatttttcctctatttttatcttttctatttttttcatatttcttttctctctgTTTCACTTCTAAATTCTTATCCAAGCGAAacataatataaagaaaaataatccgTGTACATTTGGGTGATATTTGACACCTAAagtgagaaagagaaaagaaaataggataaaatataagtataataaCTAGATgatataatgtgataaaaaaaattataaatattaatgaaatatttgatatatAAGAGTTTTCATATCTCATTAATCTAATATAAAACCATATGGACGAAAGAAATTAAAGTCTCATCTTTTCAATTCAAACCAACGGAGTTCAAGTTATTTCAATTCTCATAGTTTTTATGTTGAGGTCTGCAGATAATCATACACCTcattattctttcattttttttcataacaaaatcaatactcaatctttatttttcttatattcacgtgaaaaaaaaaagtttttttttatttgtttgatgtGTCTCTATCTATGCCAGGGCATAACACACTATTACGCCACAGCTTACAGTCTTTCATTTATAAATATCTTGTTGGTTTGGATTATATAGAGATAGATTAGCCtccttaaattatttaatgacaGTGATTGATGAGAATACGATGTGTAAATTAATTGGCACCATATCCCATCCTCCATCTCCATGTCTTACAGTTACAATTTAgttgatttcttaattttttacactttgttacataaaataaaataaaagaattatgcattaatttgattgaaagaaataaaatatataggtGCTTATTGATTAGACAGTCCATGCAGGACAAATAATCAGTCATATATGGAAAGAAAATATTCTGATGAGAGAATAACATTGGTCTTCCTTTCACTTTGTTGTGAAAGAAATCCAGTGTGATTTACAGATTTTTCGTATTTTGGTCCACtttttcctctaattttttCTCACTCCCTATCATTAGTATGCATCAATGGGTTTCTAATTCTGGCTTTGCAGCATCTTATTCCATCATTTAATGACAAAAAGTGCCTGCCCTCTTATCTTTTCTCAGCTAGCCACGCTCATGAATTTCAGCAGCAAGTTAATTTTTATGGATTCCAATGGCACGGTCCTTTCCAAACGTGATGATGAACCTGACATTACACATGATGCGCAGAAAAACTGGGAATGGAATCTTTATAGaagttataatattatatacttatatatagtCTTAGCTTGTAATATGGTTACTGATAATTTTAAGCAGCTCAATGTTCTTCTCTTCTTTGCTTGTATAAATGTAATGCTGAACATGATAAAAGTTATGAGTGAAATAAAGTTAAGCACATACTTGTCTCTCGGGAGTTGTATAAGATAGCATAAAGAGAGAAATTAATTATGGAATCCTTATATAATTGGTATATGGACTTGAACAATTTGATGATTTTATTCCTTCCCTTTTTTATCCATATGGACTTTGGTATCAATGACTTTTGTTGATTAGCAATCATTTATAGAATTATGCGACATAAACTGTTATAAACAATTAAACGAGTTTATTGTTATcggttaaagaaagaaaaaggtgcCAAACTAGAAGTATTCCTGTTATTCCTTCATTGCAATTCCATAGGTGCCATG
The nucleotide sequence above comes from Glycine soja cultivar W05 chromosome 11, ASM419377v2, whole genome shotgun sequence. Encoded proteins:
- the LOC114376589 gene encoding NAD(P)H dehydrogenase (quinone) FQR1-like isoform X2 yields the protein MYGHVEKLAEEIKKGASSVEGVEAKLWQVPETLLDEVLGKMSAPPKSDVPVITPNELSEADGFVFGFPTRFGMMAAQFKAFLDATGGLWRAQQLAGKPAGLFYSTGSQGGGQETTALTAITQLVHHGMIFVPIGYTFGAGMFEMEKVKGGSPYGAGTYAGDGSRQPSELELQQAFHQGKYIAGITKKLKQAA
- the LOC114376589 gene encoding NAD(P)H dehydrogenase (quinone) FQR1-like isoform X1, which codes for MAVKVYIVYYSMYGHVEKLAEEIKKGASSVEGVEAKLWQVPETLLDEVLGKMSAPPKSDVPVITPNELSEADGFVFGFPTRFGMMAAQFKAFLDATGGLWRAQQLAGKPAGLFYSTGSQGGGQETTALTAITQLVHHGMIFVPIGYTFGAGMFEMEKVKGGSPYGAGTYAGDGSRQPSELELQQAFHQGKYIAGITKKLKQAA